A single region of the Lotus japonicus ecotype B-129 chromosome 4, LjGifu_v1.2 genome encodes:
- the LOC130710787 gene encoding signal peptidase complex subunit 3B-like, translating into MASFSDTLNSPSPSVQVPVLNINWFQKQPNSNDEVSMALNISADLQSLFTWNKKQVFVFVAAEYEAPAYCCLRNIDDDVFLSYDEYDLENSFKRVVPWLEDGFGMKDASSSVFHVLRLLQVG; encoded by the exons ATGGCTTCCTTCTCTGATACACTCAATTCCCCTTCTCCCTCTGTCCAAGTCCCGGTCTTGAACATCAACTGGTTTCAGAAACAACCCAACAGCAATGACGAGGTCAGCATGGCATTGAATATATCAGCAGATTTGCAGtcgcttttcacgtggaacaaAAAACAGGTTTTTGTATTTGTAGCTGCTGAATATGAAGCTCCAGCTTACTGTTGCCTGAGGAATATAGATGATGATGTCTTCTTGTCAT ATGATGAGTATGATTTAGAAAATTCTTTCAAGAGAGTTGTGCCATGGCTTGAAGATGGCTTTGGCATGAAGGATGCATCAAGTTCAGTCTTCCATGTTTTGCGTTTGTTGCAAGTTGGTTAA